One Candidatus Deferrimicrobium borealis genomic window carries:
- a CDS encoding OmpH family outer membrane protein, which produces MRKAGILLAAALVTAIFAGTSLAQELRVGVIDMNKILNESEAGKAAKKKMEARYEELKKAIDAKQEEARKLKEEIDKQKVMLGKEKLKEKEDALQAKVNELRQMTQEGEQEMQTRQAEFTREVLKGVEAKIEIVVKAEKLDLLLEKTAGVIHFNPSMDISPRVLALVNEAGKAAPEKSAAPEKKGSGSGK; this is translated from the coding sequence ATGCGGAAAGCGGGAATCCTTCTGGCGGCGGCATTGGTCACGGCGATCTTCGCGGGGACCTCCCTCGCGCAAGAGTTGCGGGTGGGCGTCATCGACATGAACAAGATCCTCAACGAATCCGAGGCGGGGAAGGCGGCGAAGAAGAAGATGGAAGCCCGGTACGAGGAGTTGAAAAAGGCGATCGACGCGAAGCAGGAGGAGGCGCGCAAGCTCAAGGAGGAGATCGACAAGCAGAAGGTGATGCTGGGCAAGGAGAAGCTCAAGGAGAAGGAGGACGCCCTCCAGGCGAAGGTCAACGAACTGCGGCAGATGACCCAGGAGGGGGAGCAGGAGATGCAGACCCGGCAGGCCGAGTTCACCCGCGAAGTGCTCAAGGGGGTCGAGGCGAAGATCGAGATCGTCGTGAAGGCCGAAAAGCTCGATCTCCTCCTCGAGAAGACGGCGGGGGTCATCCATTTCAACCCGTCGATGGACATTTCACCGCGGGTCCTGGCCCTGGTGAACGAGGCCGGCAAGGCGGCGCCGGAGAAGAGTGCGGCGCCGGAGAAAAAGGGAAGCGGCAGTGGGAAGTAA
- the lpxD gene encoding UDP-3-O-(3-hydroxymyristoyl)glucosamine N-acyltransferase, giving the protein MGSKILLSVLAEEIGATLQGTDAEVSGIAGVEEAGPGQVTFLSNPKYAQQARETKASAIIAKQPVSGAGCAFLLTPDPYLAFARAVERFHPPVRPAAGVSAQASVHPTAVLGKGVHVGPFAVVAEGAVVGDRVTLYPGAYVGKGAVVGEDAVLHPRVTLYEGVRVGKRALLHAGCVIGSDGFGFAPTPQGYRKIPQVGTVEIGDDVEIGANTTIDRAALGVTRVGPGTKLDNLIQVAHNVEIGRDTVIAAQVGIAGSARVGDRVMMGGQAGVAGHIEVGDGVMLGAKTGVAASLSAKENRAWSGVPAMPHRTWLKMSTLLPRLPELFRRVARLEGGKPAEGEE; this is encoded by the coding sequence GTGGGAAGTAAGATCCTTCTCTCGGTTCTGGCGGAGGAGATCGGGGCCACCCTCCAGGGGACGGACGCCGAGGTGAGCGGGATCGCCGGGGTGGAGGAAGCCGGGCCGGGACAGGTCACCTTCCTGTCGAACCCGAAGTACGCCCAACAGGCCCGGGAGACGAAGGCGTCCGCGATCATCGCCAAACAACCGGTCTCCGGCGCCGGGTGCGCGTTCCTGCTGACGCCGGACCCGTACCTCGCCTTCGCCCGCGCCGTCGAGCGGTTCCACCCGCCGGTGCGGCCTGCCGCGGGGGTCTCCGCGCAGGCCAGCGTCCACCCGACCGCCGTTCTGGGGAAGGGGGTCCACGTCGGCCCCTTCGCCGTCGTCGCCGAGGGGGCGGTCGTCGGGGACCGGGTCACGCTGTACCCCGGGGCGTACGTCGGGAAGGGAGCGGTCGTCGGCGAGGACGCCGTTCTTCACCCGCGGGTCACCCTCTACGAAGGGGTGCGTGTCGGAAAGCGGGCGCTCCTGCACGCCGGCTGCGTGATCGGCAGCGACGGTTTCGGGTTCGCGCCGACGCCGCAGGGATACCGGAAGATCCCGCAGGTGGGGACCGTCGAGATCGGGGACGACGTCGAGATCGGGGCGAACACCACGATCGACCGCGCGGCGCTCGGGGTCACCCGCGTCGGCCCGGGGACCAAGCTGGACAACCTGATCCAGGTGGCGCACAACGTGGAGATCGGCCGGGACACGGTGATCGCGGCCCAGGTGGGGATCGCGGGGAGCGCCCGGGTCGGGGACCGCGTGATGATGGGCGGGCAGGCGGGGGTGGCGGGGCACATCGAGGTGGGCGACGGGGTGATGCTCGGCGCGAAGACCGGTGTGGCCGCCTCGCTCTCGGCGAAGGAGAACCGGGCGTGGTCGGGCGTGCCGGCGATGCCCCACAGGACATGGCTGAAAATGTCGACGCTCCTGCCGAGGCTGCCGGAGCTCTTCCGGCGGGTCGCCCGGCTGGAGGGCGGGAAACCTGCGGAAGGGGAGGAGTGA
- the bamA gene encoding outer membrane protein assembly factor BamA, with amino-acid sequence MRGDFRILPLLFLCAALLLTGAGGVEAAGFRVESIEVRGATRVAPDAIRKEMSTQVGQELDLEKVRQDVKAIYKMGYFRDVTFDTEEVPGGYRLTVIVAEKPIVGAVLISGNKDVDTADLRAALTVKERSLYQEEKVKESANKLKEVCLNKGFIDASVEASVAEDSDGALRVTFRITEGPKLKIERILVTGNLYHTTNAILKVMDTSEKGVFSFITESGVFKKDVLENDVRKIEALYQDSGFMDSKISEPVVERGKKGLILTIRVFEGRQYRVGEIRFSGESGISEVALRKAVRLTTGGVFSREMLLSDLLALTTLVNDEGYAQALVSPGVEKRKEYPVADVTYRFERGTKFRFGKVEVSGNTKTLDRVVRRNLDVADGRTYTATGLKTSKENLTRSSYFKDVKISTAPSTEPGVMDAKVEVQEGPTGTLSGGLGYSSVDKIFGVVQLTENNLFGRGWKASLNSQFGANRTTFSLDFREPNLLDTDYSLLLSAYNLKVKYIDFEKEARGGRAGIGYNFSRFMNGSVFLRMDQTSILALDGTVPPSNVQVEIDKGLQRTHSIGTIVTRNTTDRSIDPSRGSFQSASLEYAGGPLGGDTEFVKYFLQAKWFRPVTATTVFSWNILWGHVIPTEQGAEVPLFERFFLGGPYSIRGFESRSLSPKDPNTGESVGGNKELIMNLEYLFPLIGEIGFKGVLFFDVGNAWAQGSWPFSDQGVWAAYGVGVRWYSPMGPLRFEVGWNINRPEGQPKRVMEFTIGTAF; translated from the coding sequence GTGAGGGGGGATTTCCGGATCCTCCCCCTGCTGTTCCTGTGCGCGGCCCTCCTCCTGACCGGCGCCGGGGGCGTGGAAGCCGCCGGGTTCCGGGTTGAATCGATCGAGGTGCGGGGGGCGACCCGCGTCGCCCCGGACGCGATCCGGAAGGAGATGAGTACGCAGGTCGGACAGGAACTGGACCTGGAGAAGGTCCGGCAGGACGTGAAGGCGATCTACAAGATGGGGTATTTCCGCGACGTCACCTTCGACACGGAGGAGGTCCCCGGCGGGTATCGCCTTACCGTGATCGTCGCCGAGAAGCCGATCGTCGGCGCGGTGCTGATTTCGGGGAACAAGGACGTGGATACCGCCGACCTGCGCGCCGCCCTGACCGTCAAGGAACGGTCTCTCTACCAGGAGGAGAAGGTAAAGGAATCCGCGAATAAGTTGAAGGAAGTATGCCTGAATAAAGGGTTTATAGACGCGTCCGTGGAGGCGTCCGTCGCGGAGGACTCCGACGGCGCCCTGCGGGTGACCTTTCGGATCACCGAGGGCCCGAAGCTGAAGATCGAACGGATCCTCGTCACCGGGAACCTGTACCACACGACGAACGCGATCCTCAAGGTGATGGACACATCGGAGAAGGGAGTCTTCTCCTTCATCACCGAATCCGGGGTCTTCAAGAAGGACGTACTCGAAAACGACGTGCGGAAGATCGAGGCGCTCTACCAGGACAGCGGGTTCATGGACTCCAAGATCTCCGAGCCGGTCGTCGAGCGGGGGAAGAAAGGGCTGATCCTCACGATCCGGGTCTTCGAGGGGCGGCAATACCGCGTCGGGGAGATCCGCTTCTCCGGGGAGTCGGGCATCTCCGAGGTCGCGCTTCGAAAGGCGGTGAGGCTCACCACCGGCGGGGTCTTCAGCCGGGAGATGCTCCTGTCCGACCTGCTCGCCCTCACCACCCTCGTGAACGACGAAGGGTACGCGCAGGCCCTCGTCTCCCCGGGGGTGGAAAAGCGCAAGGAGTACCCGGTCGCCGACGTGACGTACCGGTTCGAGCGGGGCACGAAATTCCGCTTCGGAAAAGTGGAGGTCTCCGGGAACACGAAGACGCTGGACCGTGTCGTCCGCCGCAATCTCGACGTCGCCGACGGGCGGACCTACACGGCCACGGGACTGAAAACGAGCAAGGAGAACCTGACCCGCTCGTCGTACTTCAAGGACGTGAAGATCAGCACCGCCCCTTCGACGGAGCCGGGAGTGATGGACGCGAAGGTCGAGGTGCAGGAAGGGCCGACCGGGACCCTGTCGGGCGGGCTCGGGTACAGTTCGGTCGACAAGATCTTCGGCGTGGTCCAGTTGACCGAGAACAACCTCTTCGGCAGGGGATGGAAGGCGTCCCTCAACTCCCAGTTCGGGGCGAACCGGACCACGTTCAGCCTCGACTTCCGCGAGCCGAATCTCCTGGACACCGACTACAGCCTGCTCCTCAGCGCCTACAATCTGAAGGTGAAGTACATCGATTTCGAGAAGGAGGCGCGAGGCGGGAGGGCGGGCATCGGATACAACTTTTCGCGGTTCATGAACGGGTCCGTCTTCCTCCGGATGGATCAGACCTCGATCCTTGCGCTGGACGGCACCGTTCCCCCGTCGAACGTGCAGGTGGAGATCGACAAGGGTCTCCAGAGAACCCACAGCATCGGCACCATCGTGACGCGGAACACCACGGACCGGTCCATCGACCCCTCGCGGGGAAGCTTCCAATCGGCTAGTCTGGAGTACGCGGGCGGGCCATTGGGCGGCGACACCGAGTTCGTCAAATATTTCCTGCAGGCGAAGTGGTTCCGCCCGGTGACCGCCACCACCGTCTTTTCGTGGAACATCTTATGGGGGCACGTGATCCCGACGGAGCAGGGCGCGGAGGTCCCGCTGTTCGAGCGGTTTTTCCTGGGGGGTCCGTACAGCATCCGGGGGTTCGAATCCCGGTCCCTGTCGCCGAAGGACCCCAACACGGGGGAATCGGTCGGGGGGAACAAGGAACTGATCATGAACCTGGAGTACCTGTTCCCGCTCATCGGCGAGATCGGGTTCAAGGGGGTGCTGTTTTTCGACGTCGGGAACGCCTGGGCGCAGGGATCCTGGCCTTTCAGTGACCAGGGGGTGTGGGCGGCCTACGGGGTGGGTGTACGCTGGTACTCCCCGATGGGGCCGCTGCGGTTCGAGGTGGGATGGAACATCAACCGCCCGGAGGGGCAGCCGAAGCGGGTGATGGAATTCACGATCGGGACGGCGTTCTGA
- the ybeY gene encoding rRNA maturation RNase YbeY produces MRYRVSVRQDLHPAPFAGRRLKAYARAALALLSANGADVRVRVVGDAAIARWNREFLGRDRPTNVLSFPEADGAPARGARVAGDIVVSAPTCLSETGGWKETPEARVFFFVLHGILHLAGYDHEVGGAPARRMRRKELALFRRVLDGEDRGRIR; encoded by the coding sequence ATGCGGTACCGCGTGAGCGTCCGCCAGGACCTTCATCCCGCGCCGTTCGCGGGGCGGCGGCTGAAGGCGTACGCCCGGGCGGCGCTCGCCCTCCTTTCGGCGAACGGGGCCGACGTGCGGGTCCGGGTGGTGGGGGACGCGGCGATCGCGCGGTGGAACCGGGAATTTCTCGGCAGGGACCGCCCCACGAACGTCCTCTCCTTCCCGGAGGCGGACGGCGCCCCGGCGCGCGGCGCGAGGGTGGCGGGGGACATCGTCGTTTCCGCGCCGACCTGCCTGTCGGAGACCGGGGGATGGAAGGAGACGCCCGAGGCGCGCGTTTTCTTCTTCGTCCTCCACGGCATCCTCCACCTCGCCGGCTACGACCACGAGGTGGGCGGCGCGCCCGCGCGCCGGATGCGCCGGAAGGAACTGGCCCTGTTCCGGCGCGTCCTCGACGGGGAAGACCGGGGGCGGATCCGTTGA
- a CDS encoding ABC transporter ATP-binding protein, translated as MSEPPALQAQEVWKVFRRDGYDIEVLKGVSLSLARGETAGVVGISGAGKTTLLQILGTLDRATSGKVLYGGRDVTHLHADEMAAFRNRSVGFVFQSHNLLPEFTVLENVVLPCLIARMDPAEARRRAVALLAEVGLSERLAHRTGEISGGEQQRTAICRALVMEPSVLLADEPTGNLDRATASGVVDLLLALNRSRGLSLLMVTHNDQVASRLHRVIRIDDGRIAS; from the coding sequence ATGAGTGAACCGCCCGCCCTGCAGGCCCAGGAGGTCTGGAAGGTGTTCCGCCGCGACGGGTACGACATCGAGGTGCTCAAGGGGGTTTCCCTCTCCCTCGCGCGGGGCGAGACGGCGGGGGTGGTCGGCATCTCGGGCGCCGGCAAGACGACGCTGCTCCAGATCCTCGGGACGCTCGACCGCGCGACCTCCGGGAAGGTGCTGTACGGGGGGAGGGACGTCACGCATCTCCATGCGGACGAGATGGCCGCCTTCCGGAACCGGTCCGTCGGGTTCGTCTTCCAGTCCCACAACCTCCTGCCGGAATTCACCGTCCTCGAAAACGTGGTGCTGCCGTGCCTGATCGCCCGGATGGATCCTGCCGAAGCGCGCCGGCGGGCCGTCGCCTTGCTCGCGGAGGTCGGGCTCTCGGAACGTCTCGCGCACCGCACCGGGGAGATCTCCGGCGGCGAGCAGCAGCGCACGGCGATCTGCCGGGCCCTCGTGATGGAGCCGTCGGTCCTGCTCGCCGACGAGCCGACCGGGAACCTCGACCGGGCGACGGCCTCCGGCGTGGTCGACCTTCTCCTCGCGCTCAACCGGTCGAGGGGGCTGTCCCTGCTCATGGTGACGCACAACGACCAGGTCGCGTCCCGTCTTCACCGCGTGATCCGGATCGACGACGGGAGGATCGCTTCGTGA
- the lnt gene encoding apolipoprotein N-acyltransferase — protein sequence MSLPGPAGLLLTGALFVLSYALGTPGYDVPGLPFLCLAPFLALAASARSTRQAAVRGWIAGTAGSIPLYYWIAYTIAVPGRLGWALGALAAFLVSAYIGAYFSVAAAAARHLEGRFGERGLWLFPVAWTAVEMARSYLFSGFPWMLLGYTLAGSAALRQAADLAGVHGLSFLLALSGVSVYLAGRRLCDRFHARAAIPLIPGIAVILFLLLYGRSASPNPAGSAARLPEVKVAIAQGGIDQSVKWNPENQLSTLWTYAELTGKSRLAGAQVVVWPETAAPFIYGWDAGLSRKLDAIAVIGGIPILFGAPWYDPAGGEHFNSVFQMDARGVVLGRYDKRHLVPFGEYVPLRPVLFFLKRLTAGAGDFSTGTSPALFRVHGQPVAASICYEALFPALIREGVLAGATWLVNVTNDAWFGDTVAPHQHLAMARMRCVEFRRPMVRAANAGISAFIDADGGIADSLGLFRQGILVAAVRPASGETVYAKTGEIFGISCSILTIFALIFPLRGSHGIRMDGRENVGD from the coding sequence TTGAGCCTCCCCGGACCGGCGGGACTCCTCCTGACCGGCGCGCTCTTCGTCCTTTCCTACGCCCTCGGGACCCCCGGGTACGATGTCCCCGGGCTGCCGTTCCTCTGTCTCGCCCCGTTCCTCGCGCTCGCGGCGTCGGCACGCTCGACACGGCAGGCCGCCGTTCGCGGCTGGATCGCGGGAACGGCCGGCAGCATCCCCCTCTATTACTGGATCGCCTACACGATCGCGGTGCCGGGAAGGCTCGGCTGGGCGCTCGGGGCGTTGGCGGCATTCCTCGTTTCCGCCTATATCGGGGCGTACTTTTCGGTCGCCGCCGCCGCAGCGCGCCACCTGGAGGGCCGGTTCGGCGAGCGCGGCCTCTGGCTGTTTCCCGTCGCCTGGACCGCCGTCGAGATGGCCCGCAGCTACCTCTTCTCCGGATTCCCCTGGATGCTCCTCGGGTACACCCTCGCAGGGAGCGCGGCGCTCCGCCAGGCGGCGGATCTGGCGGGAGTCCACGGGCTCTCGTTCCTCCTTGCCCTGTCCGGCGTCTCCGTCTATCTCGCGGGGAGGCGTCTGTGCGACCGGTTCCACGCGAGGGCGGCGATCCCGCTGATCCCCGGGATCGCGGTGATCCTGTTCCTGCTTCTGTACGGCCGGTCCGCTTCGCCGAACCCGGCGGGTTCCGCGGCCCGGCTTCCCGAGGTGAAGGTGGCCATCGCCCAGGGCGGGATCGACCAGTCCGTGAAGTGGAACCCGGAAAACCAGCTGTCCACGCTCTGGACCTACGCGGAGCTGACGGGAAAGTCGAGGCTCGCGGGGGCCCAGGTGGTCGTCTGGCCGGAGACCGCGGCGCCGTTCATCTACGGGTGGGATGCGGGGCTTTCCCGGAAGCTCGACGCCATCGCGGTGATCGGAGGAATCCCGATCCTCTTCGGGGCGCCCTGGTACGATCCCGCGGGCGGGGAGCACTTCAACAGCGTTTTCCAGATGGACGCGCGCGGCGTCGTTCTCGGGCGGTACGACAAGCGTCACCTGGTTCCGTTCGGCGAGTACGTTCCCCTGCGGCCGGTCCTCTTTTTCCTGAAAAGGCTGACCGCGGGGGCAGGGGACTTCTCGACCGGGACCTCCCCGGCCCTGTTCCGGGTCCACGGCCAGCCGGTGGCCGCTTCCATTTGCTACGAGGCGCTCTTTCCTGCCTTGATCCGGGAAGGGGTCCTCGCAGGCGCCACGTGGCTCGTGAACGTCACGAACGACGCATGGTTCGGCGACACGGTCGCTCCTCACCAGCACCTCGCCATGGCCCGGATGCGGTGCGTGGAGTTCCGGCGCCCCATGGTGCGCGCCGCCAACGCGGGGATCAGCGCGTTCATCGACGCGGACGGGGGGATCGCCGACTCCCTCGGCCTCTTCCGGCAAGGGATTCTGGTCGCCGCGGTCCGGCCGGCGTCCGGCGAAACCGTCTACGCAAAAACCGGGGAAATCTTTGGGATTTCCTGTAGTATACTCACCATTTTCGCGTTAATTTTTCCCTTGCGAGGTTCCCATGGCATCCGGATGGATGGAAGAGAAAACGTCGGCGATTGA
- the prfB gene encoding peptide chain release factor 2 (programmed frameshift): MEEKTSAIEARFQALRGYLEVDAKQARLKELTAEVARDGFWDAPEATERVLRERKAIGTFLGRWSSLEASLADLRAYLSLAGEAGGEGLTSEIEQQFAAVCEALDAIELERMLSGENDALNAIATIHAGAGGTESQDWAEMLLRMYSRFADRNGYAMEIVERQEGDEAGIKSATFLLSGDHPYGYLKAETGVHRLVRISPFDANKRRHTSFASVFVSPEIDENVDIKINESDLKIDTLRSGGAGGQHVNKVESAVRFTHIPTGVVVLCQQERSQGKNRALAMKILRSKLYELEMRQRAAKANEAHKAKKEIAWGSQIRSYVLAPYRMVKDHRTGHETGNVDAVLDGEIMEFIRKYLLGGGAEGETGDAA; this comes from the exons ATGGAAGAGAAAACGTCGGCGATTGAAGCGCGGTTCCAGGCGCTCCGGGGCTATCTT GAGGTAGACGCGAAGCAGGCCCGTCTCAAGGAGCTTACAGCCGAGGTCGCGCGCGACGGTTTCTGGGACGCGCCGGAGGCGACCGAGCGTGTCCTTCGGGAGCGGAAGGCGATCGGGACGTTCCTCGGGCGCTGGTCGTCCCTTGAAGCGTCCCTGGCGGACCTGCGGGCGTATCTCTCCCTCGCGGGCGAGGCGGGCGGCGAGGGGCTGACCTCCGAGATCGAGCAGCAGTTCGCCGCCGTCTGCGAGGCGCTGGACGCGATCGAGCTCGAGCGGATGCTCTCCGGCGAGAACGACGCGCTGAACGCCATCGCGACGATCCACGCCGGGGCCGGGGGTACCGAGTCCCAGGACTGGGCCGAGATGCTCCTCCGGATGTACTCCCGGTTCGCCGACCGGAACGGGTACGCCATGGAGATCGTCGAGCGGCAGGAGGGCGACGAGGCGGGGATCAAGAGCGCCACCTTCCTCCTGTCGGGCGACCACCCGTACGGATACCTCAAGGCGGAAACCGGCGTCCACCGGCTCGTCCGGATCTCGCCGTTCGACGCCAACAAGCGGCGCCACACCTCGTTCGCCTCCGTGTTCGTTTCGCCCGAGATCGACGAAAACGTCGATATCAAGATCAACGAGTCGGACCTGAAGATCGACACGCTGCGCTCGGGCGGCGCCGGGGGGCAGCACGTGAACAAGGTCGAGTCCGCGGTCCGTTTCACCCACATCCCCACGGGCGTCGTGGTGCTCTGCCAGCAGGAGCGGTCGCAGGGGAAGAACCGGGCGCTGGCGATGAAGATCCTCCGTTCGAAGCTCTACGAGCTCGAGATGCGGCAGCGGGCGGCGAAGGCGAACGAGGCGCACAAGGCGAAAAAGGAGATCGCCTGGGGCTCCCAGATCCGTTCCTACGTCCTCGCGCCGTACCGCATGGTGAAAGACCACCGCACGGGACACGAGACGGGGAACGTCGACGCCGTCCTCGACGGGGAGATCATGGAGTTCATCCGGAAGTACCTGCTCGGCGGCGGTGCGGAAGGGGAGACGGGGGACGCGGCGTGA
- the lysS gene encoding lysine--tRNA ligase, whose translation MKERFQKIGALRSGGRNPWPNDQAPGWTNAGARAAAGGRTPEELGARPIRVDVAGRVMGLRRFGKAAFLVLSDRSGRLQAYLKKDHLGEEAYDLFLNSVDVGDIVWVDGPLFLTRTGELTVEAARFRLLTKAIRPLPEKWHGLSDIETRYRQRYVDLIVNEDVREIFRRRARIVSFLRSFLTARDFLEVETPMMQTVAGGATARPFVTHHNALDMDLYLRVAPELYLKRLLVGGFERVFEINRNFRNEGIDTQHNPEFTMIEFYQAYATYTEMMALTEEMLSSLATELFGAPKFTYQGETVDFTPPWERLTVAQAAARHGGFPEERLSDEAFLRETAAKLGVRDAATATPGNLLVAVYEEVAEKKIAGPTFVTEYPIDVSPLSRRNDARPGIVDRFELIVRGREIANAFSELNDPVDQRERFDEQLRKRERGDEEAHFMDEDYLRALEHGMPPAAGEGIGIDRLVMLLTDSPSIRDVILFPQLRKEG comes from the coding sequence ATGAAGGAGCGCTTCCAGAAGATCGGGGCGCTGAGGTCGGGGGGGCGGAACCCGTGGCCGAACGACCAGGCCCCGGGGTGGACCAACGCGGGGGCCCGCGCGGCCGCGGGGGGGCGGACCCCGGAGGAATTGGGCGCGCGGCCGATCCGGGTGGACGTCGCCGGGCGGGTGATGGGTCTTCGGCGCTTCGGAAAGGCGGCGTTCCTCGTCCTGTCCGACCGGTCGGGCCGGCTGCAGGCGTACCTGAAAAAGGATCACCTCGGGGAGGAGGCGTACGACCTCTTCCTGAACTCCGTCGACGTGGGGGACATCGTCTGGGTCGACGGGCCCCTGTTCCTCACCCGCACGGGCGAGTTGACCGTCGAGGCGGCGAGGTTCCGCCTGCTGACGAAGGCGATCCGCCCCCTTCCGGAGAAGTGGCACGGGCTCTCCGACATCGAGACCCGCTACCGGCAGCGGTACGTGGACCTGATCGTCAACGAGGACGTCCGGGAGATCTTCCGGCGGCGGGCGCGGATCGTTTCCTTCCTCCGATCCTTCCTGACGGCGCGGGATTTCCTCGAGGTCGAGACCCCGATGATGCAGACGGTGGCGGGGGGAGCGACGGCGCGCCCGTTCGTGACCCACCACAACGCCCTCGACATGGACCTGTACCTGCGGGTCGCCCCGGAGCTCTACCTGAAGCGTCTCCTGGTCGGCGGGTTCGAGCGGGTCTTCGAGATCAACCGGAATTTCCGGAACGAGGGGATCGACACCCAGCACAACCCCGAGTTCACGATGATCGAGTTCTACCAGGCGTACGCCACCTACACCGAGATGATGGCGCTGACGGAGGAGATGCTCTCCTCCCTCGCGACGGAGCTGTTCGGCGCGCCGAAGTTCACCTACCAGGGGGAGACGGTCGACTTCACCCCCCCCTGGGAGCGCCTGACGGTGGCGCAGGCCGCGGCCCGCCACGGCGGGTTCCCCGAGGAGCGCCTGTCCGACGAGGCGTTCCTGCGGGAGACGGCGGCGAAGCTCGGGGTCAGGGACGCGGCGACGGCGACCCCCGGGAATCTGCTGGTCGCGGTCTACGAGGAGGTGGCCGAGAAGAAAATCGCCGGGCCGACCTTCGTCACGGAATACCCGATCGACGTCTCCCCGCTCTCGCGCCGCAACGACGCACGGCCGGGGATCGTCGACCGGTTCGAGCTGATCGTCCGCGGCCGGGAGATCGCCAACGCGTTCTCGGAGCTGAACGACCCGGTGGACCAGCGGGAGCGGTTCGACGAGCAGCTCCGCAAGCGCGAGCGGGGGGACGAGGAGGCCCATTTCATGGACGAGGATTACCTCCGGGCGCTCGAGCACGGGATGCCGCCGGCGGCCGGGGAGGGGATCGGGATCGACCGCCTCGTGATGCTCCTCACGGACTCCCCGTCGATCCGCGACGTGATCCTGTTCCCCCAGCTTCGGAAAGAAGGGTAG
- a CDS encoding lipoprotein-releasing ABC transporter permease subunit codes for MRLPVEFHIARKYLLAKRKQTFISIITFISIGGVTVGVMALIIVLAVMGGFERELKERILGATAHAHVTSLNGSIENPFAVTEKVRKVDGVVAASPYIFTPMMIASGSGAVGGVLRGVDTATVGDVTRLRRDLRVGRLEDLHRSSKDGLPGAILGKELAGNLGVGQADVIEILVPGGTITPLGAFPKTARFRVVGVSESGMYEYDATFAYVDFEEAGRLLGMEGRATGVEVKVGDIYAAAAVAQRIRSTLGYPFWAKDWMQSNRNLFSALKLEKVVMFVILVLIVMVAAFNIISTLIMVVMEKTKDIAVLMTLGATRRSIRRIFAIEGLIIGVAGTALGTALGALLCVLLQRYRFIHLPSDVYYISTLPVALEPWTVLLVVASSVLICFLATIYPAFQASRVDPAEAIRYE; via the coding sequence TTGCGCCTTCCCGTCGAGTTCCACATTGCCCGGAAGTACCTTCTGGCGAAGCGGAAGCAGACGTTCATCTCGATCATCACCTTCATCTCGATCGGCGGGGTCACCGTCGGAGTGATGGCGCTGATCATCGTCCTCGCGGTGATGGGCGGGTTCGAGCGCGAGCTGAAGGAGCGGATCCTCGGGGCCACCGCGCACGCCCACGTCACCAGCCTGAACGGAAGCATCGAGAACCCGTTCGCCGTGACGGAGAAGGTGCGGAAGGTCGACGGCGTGGTCGCGGCCTCCCCGTACATCTTCACCCCGATGATGATCGCCTCGGGGAGCGGCGCCGTCGGCGGCGTGCTGCGCGGCGTCGACACGGCGACGGTCGGCGACGTCACCCGCCTGCGGCGCGACCTCCGGGTCGGGCGGCTCGAGGATCTCCACCGGTCCTCGAAGGACGGGCTGCCGGGCGCCATCCTCGGGAAGGAGCTCGCCGGGAACCTCGGCGTCGGGCAGGCGGACGTGATCGAGATCCTGGTCCCCGGCGGGACGATCACCCCCCTCGGGGCGTTTCCGAAGACGGCCCGGTTCCGCGTCGTCGGCGTTTCCGAGTCGGGGATGTACGAGTACGACGCGACCTTCGCCTACGTCGACTTCGAGGAGGCCGGACGCCTCCTGGGAATGGAGGGGCGCGCCACGGGGGTGGAGGTCAAGGTGGGGGACATCTACGCCGCCGCCGCGGTCGCGCAGCGGATCCGGTCGACCCTCGGGTATCCGTTCTGGGCGAAGGACTGGATGCAGAGCAACCGGAACCTCTTCTCGGCCCTGAAGCTGGAAAAGGTGGTGATGTTCGTCATTCTCGTCCTCATCGTGATGGTCGCGGCGTTCAACATCATCTCGACCCTGATCATGGTCGTGATGGAGAAGACGAAGGACATCGCCGTCCTGATGACGCTGGGGGCGACGCGACGCTCGATCCGCAGGATCTTCGCCATCGAGGGGCTGATCATCGGGGTGGCCGGAACGGCCCTCGGGACCGCGCTCGGCGCGCTGCTGTGCGTCCTGCTCCAGCGGTACCGGTTCATCCACCTTCCGAGCGACGTCTACTACATCTCGACCCTTCCCGTCGCCCTCGAACCGTGGACCGTCCTTCTCGTGGTGGCCAGCTCCGTCCTGATCTGCTTCCTCGCGACCATTTATCCCGCGTTCCAGGCGTCCCGCGTGGACCCCGCGGAGGCGATCCGGTATGAGTGA